One region of Rhodothermus profundi genomic DNA includes:
- a CDS encoding tRNA-queuosine alpha-mannosyltransferase domain-containing protein, which translates to MLNILALEPWYGGSHKNFLDGLIRHSRHRFHAVTMAPRYRRWRMHGGAVTMARKALQAWEEGFHPDVIFATNMVNLPAFLSLTRSRLAHVPVILYFHENALTYPLPEGKERDPAFGYINYLSCLAADRVLFNTRFHLEEFLEALPLLLRAFPDYTHLDAVQAIRAKASVLYPGIDLSAHDQYAGSRRPRYWGPGMPPPTILWNQRWEYDKAPEVFLRVMNRLDDAGHRFRLILAGERFEEQPYELDKAFERYADRILHYGYAEDFEEYSRLLHRADIIVSTARHEFFGVAVLEAIYCGCHPLLPNRLSYPELIPEPLHRPLLHAPTLYEDEEALFHLLSALLTGEERPLPPERLREIPAHLDWKRHVAAYDRLFEEVAGATPARSDEAMAVTA; encoded by the coding sequence ATGCTGAACATTCTGGCACTGGAACCCTGGTACGGAGGGTCACACAAGAATTTTCTTGATGGCCTGATTCGCCACAGTCGGCATCGGTTTCATGCGGTGACAATGGCGCCGCGGTATCGGCGCTGGCGCATGCATGGAGGGGCCGTCACCATGGCACGTAAGGCGCTGCAGGCCTGGGAGGAGGGGTTTCATCCGGACGTCATTTTTGCCACGAACATGGTCAACTTGCCTGCTTTTCTTTCGCTGACCCGAAGCCGGCTGGCGCACGTCCCGGTTATCCTGTACTTCCATGAAAACGCCCTGACCTATCCGCTTCCTGAAGGCAAAGAGCGCGATCCTGCCTTTGGATATATCAACTACCTGTCGTGCCTGGCAGCTGACCGGGTACTGTTCAACACGCGCTTTCACCTGGAAGAATTCCTGGAGGCACTTCCTCTGTTGCTACGGGCTTTTCCAGACTACACGCACCTGGACGCTGTGCAGGCAATCCGGGCAAAGGCTTCGGTGCTCTACCCGGGCATTGATCTGTCGGCGCATGATCAGTACGCTGGAAGTCGCCGTCCTCGTTACTGGGGGCCAGGTATGCCGCCTCCTACCATCCTGTGGAATCAACGCTGGGAATATGATAAGGCCCCGGAAGTCTTTCTGCGGGTGATGAACCGCCTGGACGATGCCGGCCATCGTTTTCGGCTGATTCTGGCGGGTGAGCGCTTTGAAGAGCAGCCGTATGAGCTGGACAAGGCGTTTGAGCGCTATGCCGATCGCATCTTGCACTATGGCTACGCTGAAGACTTTGAAGAATACAGCCGGCTGCTGCACCGAGCCGATATCATTGTCTCAACAGCGCGCCATGAATTTTTCGGTGTAGCTGTGCTGGAAGCTATCTACTGCGGCTGTCATCCGCTGTTGCCCAACCGACTGAGCTATCCAGAATTAATCCCTGAGCCCTTGCACCGGCCTCTCCTGCATGCTCCCACGCTGTACGAAGATGAAGAAGCCCTCTTTCACCTACTTTCGGCCCTGTTAACAGGCGAGGAACGCCCCCTGCCTCCAGAACGTCTGCGAGAAATTCCCGCGCATCTGGACTGGAAGCGTCACGTGGCCGCGTATGATCGGCTATTTGAGGAAGTAGCCGGCGCAACACCGGCGCGGTCGGACGAGGCCATGGCCGTGACAGCCTGA
- a CDS encoding ComF family protein, with translation MSVLSDSSTLHRLGRALLELVYPGYCLHCGARSPKRTFPLCACCLASLRRVPRGEPLRRLHRLPEAMGCFQDAHSLWYASPSGPFRPLHHALKYANRPVYALHLGRLLGQTFQNALSSIELIIPVPLHRRRYLERGYNQSAWLARGIGEVLGRPVKPELLMRVRPTQSQTYLDREARRANVAHAFVAPYPERVAGRHVLLVDDLLTTGATAAWAAQALHQVRVGSLTLVTLGLAV, from the coding sequence ATGTCCGTTTTATCGGATTCTTCCACGCTACATCGCCTGGGGCGCGCGCTGCTGGAGCTGGTGTATCCCGGGTACTGCCTGCATTGTGGCGCGCGCTCGCCGAAACGGACGTTTCCGTTGTGCGCTTGTTGTCTGGCTTCCCTGCGTCGCGTCCCTCGGGGAGAGCCATTGCGTCGGCTGCACCGATTACCGGAAGCCATGGGTTGTTTTCAGGACGCCCACAGTCTGTGGTATGCTTCGCCGTCCGGTCCTTTTCGCCCACTGCATCACGCGCTGAAATATGCCAACCGGCCGGTCTATGCCCTTCATCTAGGTCGTTTGCTGGGCCAGACCTTTCAGAATGCGCTGTCCTCCATTGAACTCATCATACCCGTTCCCCTGCACCGTCGTCGCTATCTGGAACGTGGCTATAACCAGAGTGCCTGGCTGGCCCGGGGCATCGGTGAGGTGCTGGGACGTCCTGTTAAGCCCGAGTTGCTGATGCGCGTGCGCCCGACGCAAAGCCAGACCTATCTGGATCGGGAAGCGCGACGCGCCAACGTAGCGCATGCTTTTGTGGCTCCTTACCCGGAGCGCGTAGCCGGCCGGCACGTGCTACTTGTCGACGATCTGCTTACCACCGGCGCCACGGCTGCCTGGGCTGCTCAGGCCCTCCACCAGGTTCGCGTGGGCAGCCTCACGCTTGTCACGCTGGGCCTGGCAGTTTAG
- the ccmA gene encoding heme ABC exporter ATP-binding protein CcmA: protein MNRLEVIALSKRFGFRQLFDGLSFVMTAGQTLAVTGPNGSGKSTLLRILAGVLRPSSGEVRLQVNGRWIEATDRPFHVGLAAPYLQLYDGFTARENLAFIARARGLAEGSRWVEHWLERVGLRAFADEPVAIFSSGMRQRLRLAAALLTNPPLWLLDEPRSNLDKAGHQLVESLLAEAQQQGRLVVVATNDANEAAACMLQVDLQALAKLPGPA, encoded by the coding sequence ATGAATCGCCTTGAAGTAATTGCGCTCAGCAAGCGCTTTGGCTTCCGACAGCTGTTTGACGGGCTCTCCTTTGTCATGACGGCCGGTCAGACCCTGGCCGTTACCGGGCCAAATGGCTCCGGCAAGTCTACGCTGCTGCGTATTCTGGCTGGCGTGTTGCGCCCTTCCAGTGGGGAAGTGCGGCTGCAGGTTAATGGGCGATGGATCGAAGCGACAGATCGTCCGTTTCACGTAGGGCTCGCTGCACCTTATCTACAGCTTTACGACGGGTTTACAGCTCGAGAGAATCTGGCGTTTATTGCCCGCGCCAGGGGATTGGCTGAAGGATCCCGATGGGTAGAGCACTGGCTGGAACGGGTGGGCCTGCGGGCGTTTGCGGATGAGCCCGTGGCCATCTTTTCATCAGGCATGCGTCAGCGGCTTCGGTTGGCTGCGGCGCTGCTGACCAATCCGCCACTCTGGTTGTTGGACGAACCCCGCTCAAACCTGGACAAAGCTGGCCACCAGCTCGTCGAATCCTTGCTGGCCGAGGCGCAGCAGCAGGGACGACTGGTCGTGGTGGCTACCAACGACGCCAACGAAGCGGCCGCCTGTATGCTGCAGGTAGACCTGCAGGCGCTTGCTAAACTGCCAGGCCCAGCGTGA
- a CDS encoding DNA polymerase domain-containing protein — protein MNDQASLYDDVALFGRDPSPGLLDVQPLLDGDADTPARVRLYWRGEDGTVRTEEQPFYPFFLLSDIQLLRGYPRRRFRFQPLRGREHFRYLVVFESWTAYREAIRHVEQAAVGAERPPIYQINAPAQQYLMQSGRTCFKGMTLNDLHRLQLDIEVYTTSGFPNAERPEDQIVLIALHDNRGWHRVLDVREAGSEAALLRQFLEVLRDRDPDVLEGYNLLAFDLPYLQRRCQRYGIPLGLGRDGSEPRTFPASIRFAERTVEYTAFEIAGRHVIDVYFQVLAFDVFKRDLPDYTLKTVARYFGLATRDRTYIAGAELSRTWKEDPQRVRAYVLDDAIETERLARMLSGSAFYLTQMVPMPYGQVARTGPAAKIEALMVREYLRQRHSLPCPQWGSQALGGYTDVFVTGVVGPIVYVDVESLYPSIMLTYGIQPRTDRLGLFQQLLRRLTELRLETKRQMRAASSEALRRELDARQNSYKILINSFYGMLGFSLAAFNDFEAADRVAATGQEVLRRLIQAIQRAGGQVVEVDTDGVLFVPPPHVRDEAAERAFVEQLGKTLPAGIRVGFEGRFRKMLSYKKKNYALLGYDGTLKFKGSSLISRSVERFGRQFVREAITCLLEENIQGLHELYLRYRTRILQHDWESVHDFARTETLKDTLDNYLADVEAGRRPRAAAYELALRLRAAGRSVRKGDRITYYITGTHPNVAAYEHCRLAEEWDPANPDENVAYYLRRLDEFARKFEPFFTPADFRRIFSPDDLFGFSAEGIRLVRQIRDPEEVFTAPPF, from the coding sequence ATGAACGATCAGGCCTCCCTGTACGACGACGTTGCGCTGTTTGGCCGGGATCCTTCGCCGGGATTGCTAGATGTGCAACCGCTGCTGGACGGCGACGCTGACACCCCTGCCCGCGTGCGCCTGTACTGGCGCGGCGAAGACGGCACGGTGCGCACCGAGGAGCAGCCGTTCTATCCGTTCTTTCTGCTCTCCGACATTCAACTGTTGCGCGGCTATCCTCGCCGGCGCTTTCGCTTTCAACCGCTGCGGGGACGCGAGCACTTCCGCTACCTGGTCGTCTTTGAAAGCTGGACCGCCTATCGGGAGGCGATCCGGCATGTTGAACAGGCTGCTGTGGGCGCCGAGCGTCCGCCTATCTACCAGATCAATGCCCCGGCCCAGCAGTACCTGATGCAATCGGGTCGCACCTGCTTCAAAGGCATGACGCTCAACGACCTCCATCGTCTCCAGCTCGATATTGAGGTCTATACCACGTCTGGTTTCCCCAACGCCGAGCGACCTGAAGACCAGATTGTGCTCATTGCGCTGCATGACAACCGGGGCTGGCACCGCGTGCTGGACGTACGCGAAGCTGGCTCCGAGGCTGCGCTGTTGCGTCAGTTTCTGGAAGTGCTGCGCGACCGGGACCCCGACGTCCTGGAGGGATACAACCTGCTCGCTTTCGATCTGCCTTATCTGCAGCGACGTTGCCAGCGCTACGGTATTCCCCTGGGGCTGGGACGCGACGGCTCCGAACCTCGCACGTTTCCAGCAAGCATCCGTTTTGCGGAACGCACCGTCGAGTACACTGCCTTTGAGATAGCTGGCCGGCATGTCATAGACGTGTACTTTCAGGTACTGGCCTTCGATGTATTCAAGCGCGATCTGCCCGACTACACGCTGAAGACGGTGGCACGCTACTTCGGTCTTGCCACCCGGGACCGGACCTACATTGCCGGAGCCGAACTGTCGCGCACCTGGAAGGAAGATCCTCAGCGCGTGCGCGCCTACGTGCTCGACGACGCGATAGAAACGGAACGATTAGCCCGCATGCTGTCGGGCTCGGCCTTCTACCTGACCCAGATGGTGCCTATGCCCTACGGGCAGGTGGCCCGCACCGGTCCGGCCGCTAAAATCGAAGCGCTCATGGTGCGTGAGTATCTGCGACAGCGCCATAGCCTGCCCTGCCCTCAGTGGGGCAGCCAGGCATTGGGCGGATACACTGACGTTTTCGTAACAGGCGTGGTTGGCCCGATTGTCTACGTGGATGTTGAAAGCCTCTATCCTTCCATTATGCTCACCTATGGCATCCAGCCGCGTACCGATCGGCTGGGGCTGTTTCAGCAGTTGCTGCGTCGGCTGACCGAACTGCGCCTGGAAACCAAGCGCCAGATGCGGGCGGCTTCTTCCGAAGCGCTGCGCCGCGAACTCGACGCCCGGCAGAACTCCTACAAGATCCTGATTAACTCGTTCTACGGCATGCTGGGCTTCTCGCTGGCTGCTTTCAACGACTTCGAGGCGGCCGATCGCGTGGCCGCTACCGGTCAGGAAGTGCTGCGCCGACTCATTCAGGCCATCCAGCGGGCTGGCGGCCAGGTCGTCGAAGTAGACACCGACGGCGTACTCTTCGTACCTCCCCCGCATGTGCGGGATGAAGCGGCTGAACGCGCCTTTGTTGAGCAGCTCGGCAAAACACTACCTGCCGGAATTCGCGTAGGCTTCGAGGGACGCTTCCGGAAAATGCTCTCCTATAAAAAGAAAAACTATGCGCTGCTGGGCTACGATGGCACGTTGAAATTCAAAGGCTCCTCGCTTATCTCGCGTTCCGTCGAACGGTTCGGGCGACAGTTTGTGCGCGAAGCCATCACCTGTTTGCTGGAAGAGAATATTCAAGGATTGCATGAACTCTACCTGCGCTATCGCACCCGCATTCTGCAACACGACTGGGAAAGCGTGCACGACTTTGCACGTACCGAGACGTTGAAAGACACGTTAGACAACTATCTGGCGGATGTAGAAGCAGGACGCCGACCTCGCGCCGCGGCCTATGAGCTGGCGCTCCGCCTGCGCGCAGCAGGTCGCTCCGTGCGCAAAGGGGACCGCATTACCTACTACATTACGGGCACGCATCCGAACGTAGCTGCCTATGAGCACTGCCGCCTGGCCGAAGAGTGGGACCCCGCCAATCCGGACGAAAATGTTGCCTACTACCTTCGGCGCCTGGACGAATTTGCTCGCAAGTTCGAGCCTTTCTTTACACCGGCCGACTTTCGACGCATCTTTTCGCCGGACGATTTATTTGGGTTCTCTGCCGAGGGCATTCGTCTGGTCCGTCAGATCCGTGACCCCGAGGAAGTCTTCACGGCCCCTCCGTTTTAA
- the speA gene encoding biosynthetic arginine decarboxylase, whose product MDEVQHLQTDTEAWTPRSAEALYHVPAWGAGYFHVNDSGHVAVRPLGPNGPSIDLLEVVARLRSQNVHPPFLLRFQDLLRTRVTQLNRAFRRAIAETGYANTYRGVYPIKVNQLREVVEEILEAGLPFSFGLECGSKSELLATLPYLDRDDMLLICNGCKDRAMMQLILAGQRLGKKVIPVIERMAEFQLLLEVLEDRTLPPVSLPAAFGIRLRLSATGSGLWSESGGETSKFGLSLAELLGLLDHIADNHSALSLQLLHFHMGSQIAHLKQVQEAVAEATRIYARLRKRGLGITYLDIGGGLGVTYEAGNPEAPGSIDYTLDDYARAVVATVQQVCNAEDVPPPVLISESGRALTAYHSVFITEVLDTRSRHYERPSWADGQHHALLEALHQLYELAASEAPLALHERLETLRHQVNQAFREGALTLEQKATAEQLYWATCARLCERLPQAPEALQDLPDPLRQLPTQLADHYLCNFSVFRSLIDHWAIGQHFPIMPIHRLDEPPSRRGILIDLTCDSDGQVRDFVTPVGEKHTLELHPLRPGEPYYLGFFLMGAYQDIMGDQHNLFGRVTEAHIYLDEDEPGNFYVELILPGATVEEELAQVQYYPNDLERRMNHLIQEKVRTGFIRPREGVDLLELYRRILRTSTYLEH is encoded by the coding sequence TTGGACGAGGTCCAACACCTGCAGACAGACACAGAGGCCTGGACTCCCCGCTCGGCGGAAGCACTCTACCACGTGCCGGCGTGGGGGGCGGGTTATTTCCACGTTAATGACTCCGGGCACGTAGCTGTCCGTCCTTTAGGCCCTAACGGGCCATCCATCGATCTGCTTGAAGTGGTTGCCCGTCTGCGCTCGCAGAATGTTCATCCACCTTTCCTGCTACGATTTCAAGATCTGCTGCGCACGCGCGTCACCCAGCTCAACCGGGCCTTTCGGCGAGCCATTGCCGAAACAGGATATGCCAATACGTATCGGGGAGTCTATCCCATCAAAGTCAACCAGCTTCGTGAGGTTGTTGAAGAAATCCTGGAAGCGGGCCTTCCTTTTTCCTTTGGCTTAGAATGCGGTTCCAAGTCCGAATTGCTGGCTACGCTGCCCTACCTGGACCGGGACGATATGCTGTTGATTTGCAACGGCTGTAAGGACCGGGCCATGATGCAGCTCATCCTGGCAGGGCAGCGTCTGGGCAAAAAAGTGATTCCCGTCATAGAGCGCATGGCAGAGTTTCAGTTGTTGCTGGAGGTGTTGGAGGACCGCACACTTCCCCCGGTTAGCCTGCCTGCTGCTTTTGGCATACGGTTGCGTCTATCGGCAACAGGATCCGGGCTGTGGTCTGAGTCTGGCGGTGAAACCTCCAAGTTCGGGCTATCGCTTGCCGAGCTTCTGGGCTTGCTCGACCACATTGCCGACAACCACTCAGCGCTCTCCCTGCAACTGTTGCACTTTCATATGGGCAGCCAGATTGCCCACCTGAAACAGGTGCAGGAAGCCGTTGCCGAAGCAACCCGCATCTATGCCCGGCTGCGCAAGCGGGGCCTTGGCATTACCTACCTGGACATTGGCGGAGGACTGGGCGTTACCTATGAGGCAGGGAATCCTGAAGCGCCAGGTAGTATCGACTACACGCTGGACGATTATGCCCGCGCCGTGGTAGCAACCGTACAACAGGTCTGCAACGCGGAAGATGTTCCTCCACCTGTCCTGATCTCTGAAAGCGGCCGAGCGCTAACCGCTTACCATTCGGTCTTTATAACTGAGGTGCTTGATACCCGCTCCCGTCACTACGAACGCCCCTCCTGGGCCGACGGGCAGCACCATGCCCTGCTGGAAGCGCTGCATCAACTCTACGAACTCGCCGCTTCTGAAGCCCCTCTTGCTCTGCATGAGCGTCTGGAGACGCTTCGCCACCAGGTCAACCAGGCCTTTCGGGAAGGTGCCCTCACACTCGAACAAAAAGCAACAGCCGAGCAGCTTTACTGGGCTACCTGCGCGCGCCTCTGCGAGCGCCTCCCCCAAGCCCCCGAAGCGTTGCAGGATCTGCCTGATCCCCTGCGCCAGCTTCCCACACAACTGGCAGATCATTACCTGTGCAATTTCTCTGTTTTTCGTTCCTTAATCGATCACTGGGCCATCGGCCAGCACTTTCCCATTATGCCTATCCATCGGCTGGATGAGCCGCCCTCTCGACGAGGCATCCTGATCGACCTGACCTGCGACTCCGACGGCCAGGTCCGGGACTTTGTTACGCCCGTTGGCGAAAAACACACGCTGGAGCTGCATCCTCTGCGTCCGGGTGAACCCTACTATTTAGGCTTCTTTCTCATGGGCGCCTATCAGGACATCATGGGTGACCAGCACAACCTGTTTGGCCGTGTAACAGAAGCCCACATTTATCTTGATGAAGACGAACCGGGCAACTTTTACGTTGAGCTGATCTTACCCGGTGCAACGGTCGAAGAGGAACTGGCTCAGGTGCAGTACTACCCCAATGACCTCGAGCGTCGCATGAACCACCTGATCCAGGAAAAAGTACGGACAGGCTTTATTCGTCCGCGTGAAGGCGTAGACCTCCTCGAGTTATACCGACGCATTCTGCGCACTTCCACCTACCTGGAACACTGA
- a CDS encoding histidine kinase, protein MQSFLNELLAVIQSLQVQLQKVPHSEKTTETPPVVQRFQVADTHWVASLVEIHSVLSGRLLVLEARGPRPDWTRIIRLRREMPLADVPLLVVLQEDNPQVITEAYQVGADACLVRPVNPAQLLGIALYLLRRGRRRAA, encoded by the coding sequence TTGCAATCATTCCTGAACGAGCTCCTTGCCGTAATTCAGTCGCTCCAGGTGCAACTGCAGAAAGTACCGCATTCGGAAAAAACGACCGAGACGCCTCCCGTTGTGCAACGCTTTCAGGTGGCCGATACGCACTGGGTGGCTTCACTGGTCGAAATTCACAGCGTGCTTTCTGGCCGACTGCTGGTGTTAGAGGCCCGCGGGCCCCGACCGGACTGGACGCGGATAATCCGGTTGCGTCGAGAGATGCCGCTGGCCGACGTACCGCTGCTGGTAGTGTTGCAGGAAGATAATCCGCAGGTAATTACGGAAGCCTATCAAGTGGGAGCAGACGCCTGTCTGGTGCGACCGGTAAATCCGGCTCAACTGCTGGGTATTGCGCTGTATTTGCTGCGCCGGGGACGGCGCCGGGCAGCATAG
- a CDS encoding M28 family metallopeptidase: MRSFITALVFVISGLAQAQTLSDTLWNRYEAIAQRIIETALADSSAFERLAYLVDTFGPRFSGTPQLERAIDWILETMRQDGLENVRGDTVMVPRWVRGQEALELRYPYRKKLAVLGLGGSVATPPEGIEAEVLVVRSFDELEARREAAQGRIVVFNVPFTTYGETVRYRVLGAIAAARAGAVASLVRSVTPRSLYTPHTGSMRYEQGVPRIPHAALTVEDAELLQRLQDRGQRPRLWLYMEAQTLPEVPSRNVMAELVGRERPDEIVVVGGHIDSWDVGQGAMDDAGGCVAAWEAVRLLKRLGLRPRRTIRVVLWTNEENGLRGALAYRNRYRNELDRHVLAIESDAGVFRPEGFGFTGTPEALAIVRRIARLLQPIGADRIWEGGGGADIAPLMREGVPGMGLRVDGTRYFWYHHTDADTIDKLDPHELNLCIAALAIMAYVVADLPEPLPRRFPPGG; the protein is encoded by the coding sequence ATGCGTTCCTTTATCACCGCCCTCGTTTTTGTGATTAGCGGACTTGCACAGGCGCAGACGCTATCGGATACGTTGTGGAACCGCTATGAGGCCATCGCACAACGCATTATCGAGACAGCACTGGCCGACAGCAGTGCGTTCGAACGTTTGGCTTATCTGGTGGATACGTTTGGGCCGCGGTTCAGCGGCACTCCGCAACTGGAGCGAGCCATTGATTGGATTCTGGAAACCATGCGTCAGGACGGGCTGGAGAACGTTCGAGGGGATACTGTAATGGTACCTCGTTGGGTGCGTGGGCAAGAGGCGCTGGAGCTCCGCTATCCTTATCGAAAGAAGCTGGCTGTGCTGGGGTTGGGAGGCAGCGTAGCCACACCGCCCGAAGGTATTGAGGCTGAGGTGCTGGTAGTGCGCTCTTTTGACGAACTGGAAGCCCGGCGAGAAGCGGCGCAGGGACGTATTGTTGTGTTCAACGTGCCGTTTACCACCTATGGGGAGACCGTACGTTACCGCGTGTTGGGGGCGATAGCTGCTGCGCGCGCCGGTGCGGTAGCGAGTCTGGTTCGCTCGGTGACACCCCGTTCGCTGTACACGCCGCATACCGGGAGCATGCGCTACGAGCAAGGGGTGCCGCGCATTCCACACGCTGCGTTGACCGTCGAGGATGCCGAACTGCTGCAACGGTTACAGGATCGAGGGCAGCGGCCACGACTCTGGCTCTACATGGAGGCGCAAACGCTTCCAGAGGTACCGTCGCGCAATGTGATGGCTGAGCTGGTGGGAAGGGAGCGTCCTGATGAAATTGTTGTCGTAGGAGGACACATTGATTCATGGGACGTAGGGCAGGGGGCTATGGATGATGCAGGCGGATGCGTGGCAGCCTGGGAAGCCGTGCGACTTTTGAAACGGCTGGGATTGCGGCCACGCCGAACCATCCGTGTTGTGCTCTGGACCAACGAAGAGAACGGCCTGCGAGGGGCATTGGCGTACCGGAATCGCTACCGAAACGAACTGGACCGGCATGTGCTGGCCATTGAATCGGACGCCGGCGTGTTTCGACCAGAGGGGTTCGGATTTACCGGGACGCCCGAGGCGCTGGCCATCGTTCGCAGGATAGCGCGATTGCTTCAGCCGATCGGAGCAGATCGTATCTGGGAAGGAGGTGGGGGAGCTGACATTGCTCCGTTAATGCGTGAAGGCGTGCCGGGCATGGGATTGCGCGTAGACGGCACGCGGTACTTCTGGTATCATCATACCGACGCCGACACCATCGACAAACTGGATCCTCATGAACTCAATCTGTGTATTGCCGCACTGGCCATTATGGCTTATGTCGTAGCTGATCTGCCGGAGCCGTTGCCGCGGCGGTTTCCGCCGGGTGGCTGA
- a CDS encoding DUF429 domain-containing protein — MPSPASDSYCGLDFGARTAGTTVLAWNGRDGRLHLRACPRQTDADLWLKRLLTPHPPRLLAIDAPLSLPRAYCGPPQDKAPDFFFRAADRLAGAMSPLFLGGLTARAIALAHHLRRLGSTVLETYPRLIVQRRLPENLQARYRRDDPAVFAHDLLPLLPQPCAEPPVSWHGVDALLAWWTAWRYAHHQAASLGDPDEGLIWY; from the coding sequence ATGCCTTCTCCCGCATCTGACAGTTACTGCGGCCTAGATTTTGGCGCCCGCACGGCAGGCACAACGGTGCTCGCCTGGAACGGCCGCGACGGCCGCCTCCACCTGCGCGCCTGCCCTCGCCAGACCGATGCCGACCTCTGGCTCAAACGGTTGCTCACTCCGCATCCACCGCGCCTCCTTGCCATCGACGCCCCCCTCAGCCTCCCGCGCGCCTATTGCGGTCCTCCTCAGGACAAAGCCCCCGACTTTTTCTTTCGCGCGGCTGACCGCCTGGCCGGTGCCATGTCTCCGCTTTTTCTGGGAGGACTGACTGCACGCGCTATTGCCCTGGCTCACCACCTGCGCCGCCTCGGTAGCACCGTGCTGGAAACCTATCCGCGCCTGATCGTCCAACGCCGCCTGCCCGAAAACCTTCAGGCTCGCTACCGCCGCGACGACCCCGCCGTTTTTGCCCACGATCTATTACCCCTGCTGCCCCAACCCTGCGCCGAACCTCCCGTTAGCTGGCACGGCGTGGACGCTCTCCTGGCCTGGTGGACCGCCTGGCGCTATGCGCACCATCAGGCCGCTTCCCTGGGAGACCCCGACGAGGGCCTGATCTGGTATTGA
- a CDS encoding outer membrane beta-barrel protein, translating into MRILPGIMLGVWLSLSAQAQTTFQGSVYLLAGIPQGAFRANVDNAGFGLDFDVGWRFQHAPLFLGAELGFMIYGVERRKEPFSMTIPDVTVDVETVNNMAMGHLVMRVQPALGRLWPFVEGLAGGRYFYTRTSIESEQQEEIAASTNYEDVALSYGYGGGVEIELYQKATPRRRQRLLLHVGGRYLYGSEAEYLRKGSIRRVNGRVFYDVYRSRTNVLIWRLGLTFHF; encoded by the coding sequence ATGCGCATACTGCCCGGAATAATGCTGGGGGTATGGCTGAGCCTTTCTGCACAGGCGCAAACAACCTTTCAAGGAAGCGTCTACTTGCTCGCCGGAATCCCACAAGGAGCTTTCCGAGCTAACGTTGACAATGCAGGCTTCGGGCTGGACTTTGACGTAGGTTGGCGCTTTCAGCATGCACCGCTCTTTCTGGGCGCAGAGCTCGGGTTCATGATCTACGGTGTAGAACGCCGAAAAGAGCCGTTTAGCATGACTATTCCGGACGTAACGGTCGATGTGGAGACGGTCAACAACATGGCCATGGGGCATCTGGTGATGCGCGTGCAGCCCGCGCTAGGGCGACTCTGGCCCTTTGTAGAAGGATTGGCTGGTGGGCGTTATTTCTACACCCGCACTTCTATCGAAAGCGAACAGCAAGAAGAAATTGCCGCTTCGACCAACTATGAAGATGTGGCGCTGAGTTATGGGTATGGAGGGGGCGTGGAAATCGAACTGTATCAGAAAGCTACCCCCCGAAGACGGCAGCGGCTGCTGCTGCATGTAGGAGGACGCTATCTGTATGGATCCGAAGCGGAATACCTGCGCAAAGGATCTATACGACGCGTTAACGGACGCGTCTTCTACGACGTATATCGTTCGCGAACGAATGTGCTTATCTGGCGTCTGGGATTGACGTTTCATTTTTAA